In Castor canadensis chromosome 11, mCasCan1.hap1v2, whole genome shotgun sequence, a single genomic region encodes these proteins:
- the Traf4 gene encoding TNF receptor-associated factor 4, with product MPGFDYKFLEKPKRRLLCPLCGKPMREPVQVSTCGHRFCDTCLQEFLSEGVFKCPEDQLPLDYAKIFPDPELEVQVLGLSIRCIHSEEGCRWSGPLRHLQGHLNTCSFNVVPCPNRCPSKLSRRDLPAHLQHDCPKRRLKCEFCGCDFSGEAYESHEGMCPQESVYCENKCGARMMRRLLAQHATSECPKRTQPCAYCTKEFVFDTIQSHQYQCPRLPVSCPNQCGVGSVAREDLPSHLKDSCSTALVLCPFKDSGCKHRCPKLAMARHVEESVKPHLAMMCALVSRQRQELQELRRELEELSVGSDGVLIWKIGSYGRRLQEAKAKPNLECFSPAFYTHKYGYKLQVSAFLNGNGSGEGTHLSLYIRVLPGAFDNLLEWPFARRVTFSLLDQSDPGLAKPQHVTETFHPDPNWKNFQKPGTWRGSVDESSLGFGYPKFISHQDIRKRNYVRDDAVFIRASVELPRKILS from the exons TGAAGGAGTCTTCAAATGCCCTGAGGACCAGCTTCCTCTGGACTATGCCAAG ATCTTCCCAGACCCAGAACTGGAGGTTCAGGTGTTAGGCCTGTCTATCCGCTGCATCCACAGTGAGGAGGGCTGCCGCTGGAGTGGACCACTTCGTCATCTACAG GGCCACCTGAATACCTGCAGCTTCAATGTAGTCCCATGCCCCAATCGCTGCCCTTCCAAGCTGAGCCGCCGCGACTTACCTGCACACTTGCAGCACGACTGCCCCAAGCGGCGCCTCAAATGCGAGTTCTGTGGCTGTGACTTCAGTGGGGAGGCCTATGAG AGCCATGAGGGCATGTGCCCCCAAGAGAGTGTGTACTGTGAGAACAAGTGTGGTGCCCGCATGATGCGGCGACTGCTGGCCCAGCACGCCACCTCTGAGTGCCCCAAGCGCACCCAGCCTTGTGCCTACTGCACCAAGGAGTTTGTCTTTGACACTATCCAG AGTCATCAGTACCAGTGCCCACGGCTGCCTGTGTCCTGCCCCAATCAATGTGGTGTGGGCAGTGTGGCTCGGGAAGACCTGCCGAGTCATCTGAAGGACAGCTGCAGCACTGCCTTGGTGCTGTGCCCATTCAAAGACTCCGGCTGCAAGCACAGG TGCCCTAAGCTGGCGATGGCACGGCATGTAGAGGAGAGTGTGAAACCACATCTGGCTATGATGTGCGCCCTGGTGAGCCGGCAGCGGCAGGAGCTGCAGGAGCTGCGCCGAGAGTTGGAGGAGCTGTCAGTAGGGAGTGATGGTGTGCTCATCTGGAAGATTGGCAGCTACGGGCGGCGGTTACAGGAGGCCAAGGCCAAGCCCAATCTTGAGTGCTTCAGCCCCGCCTTCTACACACATAAGTATGGTTACAAGCTGCAAGTGTCTGCGTTCCTAAATGGCAATGGTAGTGGCGAGGGCACACATCTCTCACTCTACATTCGTGTGCTGCCAGGCGCTTTTGACAATCTCCTTGAGTGGCCCTTTGCCCGCCGTGTCACCTTCTCCCTGCTGGATCAGAGCGACCCTGGGCTGGCTAAGCCACAGCATGTCACTGAAACCTTCCACCCTGATCCAAACTGGAAAAATTTCCAAAAACCAGGCACTTGGCGAGGCTCCGTGGATGAGAGTTCTCTGGGCTTTGGATACCCCAAGTTCATCTCCCACCAGGACATCCGAAAGCGAAACTACGTGCGGGATGATGCGGTCTTCATCCGTGCTTCTGTTGAACTGCCTCGGAAGATCCTCAGCTGA